A single window of Nasonia vitripennis strain AsymCx chromosome 4, Nvit_psr_1.1, whole genome shotgun sequence DNA harbors:
- the LOC100120098 gene encoding SRSF protein kinase 3 isoform X3: MNSKTDVNRRVFAIKAKKKRHKPDKRKGKGGGGAAAATAGGTPAAGSASAAQGAGDSDLQSPTQQQQQGKNQPSRHGQTTSGFCQEPWYRQNDGQSYKGNGNSSSNETIEDEDDMYSSEDDEQEDSTDYCKGGYHPVKIGDLFLNRYHVTRKLGWGHFSTVWLCWDLQDKRFVALKVVKSASHFTETALDEIKLLKDVRDTDPSDPKRNKTVQLLNDFKISGINGLHVCMVFEVLGHNLLKLIIKSNYRGIPRNNVKRIIRQVLEGLDYLHNTCQIIHTDIKPENVLICVDEAYIRKLASEATELHSLGLKLPASLISTAPKEFQEPVPNSKMSKNKKKRLKKKAKRQNELLKRQMEQIEEMEEQNKPLIHASDGNSAVAEFKENGEATTPNAINVGGTDGNNSADQELNSESIEDNTESNKESPDDMSEPSVPLMHVNGIESVDVVNAAVSVATGNNDVNSNNGEAPTMTITTGTTDTGTTTTTMPSMSESNDKEKAEDEDEEHGEVQKLKKPKNAACDIEKGGGEGVNLLADTEDVEDCGDVGDNAQLLDRKQLKRASVAPLDPALVDCDVEVKIADLGNACWVHKKFTEDIQTRQYRSLEVLLGAGYSTSADIWSTACMAFELATGDYLFEPHSGEDYCRDEDHLAHIIELLGEIPRSIALSGRHSRTFFNKKGELKHITGLKPWGLYEVLTEKYEWSPSDAREFADFLTPMLKFDPDTRATAAECLKHSWLQIKESPQSRDTNKNTCDEESIADEWQCVDE; the protein is encoded by the exons ATGAACAGCAAGACGGACGTCAACAGGCGGGTCTTCGCCATCAAAGCTAAGAAGAAGCGGCACAAGCCCGACAAGCGCAAGGGCAAGGGCGGTGGTGGTGCTGCCGCCGCTACTGCTGGAGGAACACCTGCTGCTGGAAGTGCATCAGCAGCTCAGGGAGCTGGGGACTCCGACCTGCAGAGTCCCacgcagcaacagcagcaaggCAAGAACCAACCGAGCAGACACGGACAAACTACATCAGGGTTCTGCCAGGAACCCTGGTACAGGCAGAACGATGGACAGTCTTACAAGGGCAACGGCAACAG TTCTAGTAACGAAACTATTGAAGACGAAGACGATATGTACAGTAGTGAAGACGATGAGCAGGAAGACAGTACTGACTACTGCAAAGGTGGTTATCATCCAGTTAAAATAGGGGATCTCTTCTTAAACCGTTATCATGTGACAAGAAAACTAGGATGGGGGCACTTCTCTACAGTTTGGCTGTGTTGGGATTTAcag GACAAGCGATTTGTAGCCCTCAAAGTTGTAAAATCGGCGTCACACTTCACGGAAACAGCACTGGATGAAATAAAACTGTTGAAAGATGTGCGTGATACAGATCCAAGTGATCCAAAGCGTAACAAAACCGTCCAGTTGCTGAATGACTTTAAAATTAGTGGAATCAATGGCTTGCACGTCTGTATGGTGTTTGAGGTGCTTGGACATAATCTGCTTAAGTTGATCATTAAGTCCAATTACAGAGGAATCCCCAGGAACAATGTCAAACGCATAATAAGACAAGTTCTCGAGGGATTAGATTATTTACATAATACAT GCCAAATCATTCACACGGACATAAAACCGGAGAACGTGCTCATCTGCGTGGACGAGGCGTACATCCGGAAGCTCGCTTCAGAGGCGACGGAGCTTCACTCTTTAGGTCTTAAACTTCCTGCCTCGCTGATATCGACAGCTCCCAAGGAGTTTCAGGAGCCAGTGCCCAACTCCAAGATGTCTAAGAACAAGAAGAAGCGACTCAAGAAGAAGGCTAAGCGTCAAAACGAGTTACTCAAGCGTCAGATGGAGCAAATCGAAGAGATGGAGGAACAGAACAAACCTCTCATACATGCCAGTGATGGCAATTCTGCTGTGGCAG AATTCAAAGAGAACGGTGAGGCTACGACGCCAAACGCTATAAATGTCGGAGGTACCGATGGCAACAATAGTGCCGATCAGGAGTTGAACTCGGAAAGCATTGAAGACAACACGGAGAGCAACAAGGAGTCGCCAGACGATATGTCTGAGCCCTCTGTGCCCCTTATGCACGTCAATGGTATAGAATCGGTCGACGTGGTCAATGCTGCAGTCTCTGTTGCCACCGGTAATAACGACGTTAACAGCAACAACGGCGAAGCGCCAACGATGACGATAACGACGGGGACCACCGACACGGGaacaacgacgacaacgatGCCATCAATGTCTGAATCGAATGACAAGGAGAAAGCCGAGGACGAAGACGAGGAGCATGGAGAAGTCCAAAAGCTAAAGAAGCCGAAGAACGCTGCATGTGATATTGAGAAAGGTGGTGGCGAGGGAGTCAATCTGCTTGCCGATACCGAAGATGTAGAAGATTGCGGTGACG TAGGTGATAACGCACAGCTGTTGGATAGAAAACAATTGAAACGCGCTTCTGTAGCTCCCCTTGATCCTGCTCTCGTTGACTGCGACGTTGAAGTGAAAATAGCCGACCTTGGTAATGCCTGCTGGGTCCACAAAAAATTTACAGAGGACATTCAAACGCGTCAGTATCGCTCACTCGAGGTTCTGCTTGGCGCCGGTTATAGCACATCTGCTGATATTTGGTCCACAGCCTGCATGGCCTTTGAACTTGCCACTGGAGATTATCTCTTTGAGCCCCATAGTGGTGAAGATTACTGCAG AGACGAGGATCATCTGGCGCATATAATTGAGCTGTTGGGTGAGATCCCACGCAGCATAGCCTTGTCGGGCCGTCACTCACGCACGTTCTTCAATAAGAAGGGCGAGTTAAAGCATATAACGGGCTTGAAGCCCTGGGGTCTGTACGAGGTACTGACAGAGAAGTACGAGTGGTCGCCGAGCGATGCCCGCGAATTTGCCGACTTCCTCACGCCGATGCTCAAGTTCGACCCCGACACCCGAGCCACCGCTGCCGAGTGCCTCAAGCACTCCTGGCTACAGATCAA gGAATCGCCACAAAGTAGAGATACGAACAAAAACACGTGTGACGAGGAATCGATTGCAGACGAATGGCAATGTGTTGACGAGTAA
- the LOC100120098 gene encoding SRSF protein kinase 3 isoform X2, which translates to MNSKTDVNRRVFAIKAKKKRHKPDKRKGKGGGGAAAATAGGTPAAGSASAAQGAGDSDLQSPTQQQQQGKNQPSRHGQTTSGFCQEPWYRQNDGQSYKGNGNRLDTCHSSSNETIEDEDDMYSSEDDEQEDSTDYCKGGYHPVKIGDLFLNRYHVTRKLGWGHFSTVWLCWDLQDKRFVALKVVKSASHFTETALDEIKLLKDVRDTDPSDPKRNKTVQLLNDFKISGINGLHVCMVFEVLGHNLLKLIIKSNYRGIPRNNVKRIIRQVLEGLDYLHNTCQIIHTDIKPENVLICVDEAYIRKLASEATELHSLGLKLPASLISTAPKEFQEPVPNSKMSKNKKKRLKKKAKRQNELLKRQMEQIEEMEEQNKPLIHASDGNSAVAEFKENGEATTPNAINVGGTDGNNSADQELNSESIEDNTESNKESPDDMSEPSVPLMHVNGIESVDVVNAAVSVATGNNDVNSNNGEAPTMTITTGTTDTGTTTTTMPSMSESNDKEKAEDEDEEHGEVQKLKKPKNAACDIEKGGGEGVNLLADTEDVEDCGDGDNAQLLDRKQLKRASVAPLDPALVDCDVEVKIADLGNACWVHKKFTEDIQTRQYRSLEVLLGAGYSTSADIWSTACMAFELATGDYLFEPHSGEDYCRDEDHLAHIIELLGEIPRSIALSGRHSRTFFNKKGELKHITGLKPWGLYEVLTEKYEWSPSDAREFADFLTPMLKFDPDTRATAAECLKHSWLQIKESPQSRDTNKNTCDEESIADEWQCVDE; encoded by the exons ATGAACAGCAAGACGGACGTCAACAGGCGGGTCTTCGCCATCAAAGCTAAGAAGAAGCGGCACAAGCCCGACAAGCGCAAGGGCAAGGGCGGTGGTGGTGCTGCCGCCGCTACTGCTGGAGGAACACCTGCTGCTGGAAGTGCATCAGCAGCTCAGGGAGCTGGGGACTCCGACCTGCAGAGTCCCacgcagcaacagcagcaaggCAAGAACCAACCGAGCAGACACGGACAAACTACATCAGGGTTCTGCCAGGAACCCTGGTACAGGCAGAACGATGGACAGTCTTACAAGGGCAACGGCAACAG aCTTGATACGTGTCACAGTTCTAGTAACGAAACTATTGAAGACGAAGACGATATGTACAGTAGTGAAGACGATGAGCAGGAAGACAGTACTGACTACTGCAAAGGTGGTTATCATCCAGTTAAAATAGGGGATCTCTTCTTAAACCGTTATCATGTGACAAGAAAACTAGGATGGGGGCACTTCTCTACAGTTTGGCTGTGTTGGGATTTAcag GACAAGCGATTTGTAGCCCTCAAAGTTGTAAAATCGGCGTCACACTTCACGGAAACAGCACTGGATGAAATAAAACTGTTGAAAGATGTGCGTGATACAGATCCAAGTGATCCAAAGCGTAACAAAACCGTCCAGTTGCTGAATGACTTTAAAATTAGTGGAATCAATGGCTTGCACGTCTGTATGGTGTTTGAGGTGCTTGGACATAATCTGCTTAAGTTGATCATTAAGTCCAATTACAGAGGAATCCCCAGGAACAATGTCAAACGCATAATAAGACAAGTTCTCGAGGGATTAGATTATTTACATAATACAT GCCAAATCATTCACACGGACATAAAACCGGAGAACGTGCTCATCTGCGTGGACGAGGCGTACATCCGGAAGCTCGCTTCAGAGGCGACGGAGCTTCACTCTTTAGGTCTTAAACTTCCTGCCTCGCTGATATCGACAGCTCCCAAGGAGTTTCAGGAGCCAGTGCCCAACTCCAAGATGTCTAAGAACAAGAAGAAGCGACTCAAGAAGAAGGCTAAGCGTCAAAACGAGTTACTCAAGCGTCAGATGGAGCAAATCGAAGAGATGGAGGAACAGAACAAACCTCTCATACATGCCAGTGATGGCAATTCTGCTGTGGCAG AATTCAAAGAGAACGGTGAGGCTACGACGCCAAACGCTATAAATGTCGGAGGTACCGATGGCAACAATAGTGCCGATCAGGAGTTGAACTCGGAAAGCATTGAAGACAACACGGAGAGCAACAAGGAGTCGCCAGACGATATGTCTGAGCCCTCTGTGCCCCTTATGCACGTCAATGGTATAGAATCGGTCGACGTGGTCAATGCTGCAGTCTCTGTTGCCACCGGTAATAACGACGTTAACAGCAACAACGGCGAAGCGCCAACGATGACGATAACGACGGGGACCACCGACACGGGaacaacgacgacaacgatGCCATCAATGTCTGAATCGAATGACAAGGAGAAAGCCGAGGACGAAGACGAGGAGCATGGAGAAGTCCAAAAGCTAAAGAAGCCGAAGAACGCTGCATGTGATATTGAGAAAGGTGGTGGCGAGGGAGTCAATCTGCTTGCCGATACCGAAGATGTAGAAGATTGCGGTGACG GTGATAACGCACAGCTGTTGGATAGAAAACAATTGAAACGCGCTTCTGTAGCTCCCCTTGATCCTGCTCTCGTTGACTGCGACGTTGAAGTGAAAATAGCCGACCTTGGTAATGCCTGCTGGGTCCACAAAAAATTTACAGAGGACATTCAAACGCGTCAGTATCGCTCACTCGAGGTTCTGCTTGGCGCCGGTTATAGCACATCTGCTGATATTTGGTCCACAGCCTGCATGGCCTTTGAACTTGCCACTGGAGATTATCTCTTTGAGCCCCATAGTGGTGAAGATTACTGCAG AGACGAGGATCATCTGGCGCATATAATTGAGCTGTTGGGTGAGATCCCACGCAGCATAGCCTTGTCGGGCCGTCACTCACGCACGTTCTTCAATAAGAAGGGCGAGTTAAAGCATATAACGGGCTTGAAGCCCTGGGGTCTGTACGAGGTACTGACAGAGAAGTACGAGTGGTCGCCGAGCGATGCCCGCGAATTTGCCGACTTCCTCACGCCGATGCTCAAGTTCGACCCCGACACCCGAGCCACCGCTGCCGAGTGCCTCAAGCACTCCTGGCTACAGATCAA gGAATCGCCACAAAGTAGAGATACGAACAAAAACACGTGTGACGAGGAATCGATTGCAGACGAATGGCAATGTGTTGACGAGTAA
- the LOC100120098 gene encoding SRSF protein kinase 3 isoform X4, whose product MNSKTDVNRRVFAIKAKKKRHKPDKRKGKGGGGAAAATAGGTPAAGSASAAQGAGDSDLQSPTQQQQQGKNQPSRHGQTTSGFCQEPWYRQNDGQSYKGNGNSSSNETIEDEDDMYSSEDDEQEDSTDYCKGGYHPVKIGDLFLNRYHVTRKLGWGHFSTVWLCWDLQDKRFVALKVVKSASHFTETALDEIKLLKDVRDTDPSDPKRNKTVQLLNDFKISGINGLHVCMVFEVLGHNLLKLIIKSNYRGIPRNNVKRIIRQVLEGLDYLHNTCQIIHTDIKPENVLICVDEAYIRKLASEATELHSLGLKLPASLISTAPKEFQEPVPNSKMSKNKKKRLKKKAKRQNELLKRQMEQIEEMEEQNKPLIHASDGNSAVAEFKENGEATTPNAINVGGTDGNNSADQELNSESIEDNTESNKESPDDMSEPSVPLMHVNGIESVDVVNAAVSVATGNNDVNSNNGEAPTMTITTGTTDTGTTTTTMPSMSESNDKEKAEDEDEEHGEVQKLKKPKNAACDIEKGGGEGVNLLADTEDVEDCGDGDNAQLLDRKQLKRASVAPLDPALVDCDVEVKIADLGNACWVHKKFTEDIQTRQYRSLEVLLGAGYSTSADIWSTACMAFELATGDYLFEPHSGEDYCRDEDHLAHIIELLGEIPRSIALSGRHSRTFFNKKGELKHITGLKPWGLYEVLTEKYEWSPSDAREFADFLTPMLKFDPDTRATAAECLKHSWLQIKESPQSRDTNKNTCDEESIADEWQCVDE is encoded by the exons ATGAACAGCAAGACGGACGTCAACAGGCGGGTCTTCGCCATCAAAGCTAAGAAGAAGCGGCACAAGCCCGACAAGCGCAAGGGCAAGGGCGGTGGTGGTGCTGCCGCCGCTACTGCTGGAGGAACACCTGCTGCTGGAAGTGCATCAGCAGCTCAGGGAGCTGGGGACTCCGACCTGCAGAGTCCCacgcagcaacagcagcaaggCAAGAACCAACCGAGCAGACACGGACAAACTACATCAGGGTTCTGCCAGGAACCCTGGTACAGGCAGAACGATGGACAGTCTTACAAGGGCAACGGCAACAG TTCTAGTAACGAAACTATTGAAGACGAAGACGATATGTACAGTAGTGAAGACGATGAGCAGGAAGACAGTACTGACTACTGCAAAGGTGGTTATCATCCAGTTAAAATAGGGGATCTCTTCTTAAACCGTTATCATGTGACAAGAAAACTAGGATGGGGGCACTTCTCTACAGTTTGGCTGTGTTGGGATTTAcag GACAAGCGATTTGTAGCCCTCAAAGTTGTAAAATCGGCGTCACACTTCACGGAAACAGCACTGGATGAAATAAAACTGTTGAAAGATGTGCGTGATACAGATCCAAGTGATCCAAAGCGTAACAAAACCGTCCAGTTGCTGAATGACTTTAAAATTAGTGGAATCAATGGCTTGCACGTCTGTATGGTGTTTGAGGTGCTTGGACATAATCTGCTTAAGTTGATCATTAAGTCCAATTACAGAGGAATCCCCAGGAACAATGTCAAACGCATAATAAGACAAGTTCTCGAGGGATTAGATTATTTACATAATACAT GCCAAATCATTCACACGGACATAAAACCGGAGAACGTGCTCATCTGCGTGGACGAGGCGTACATCCGGAAGCTCGCTTCAGAGGCGACGGAGCTTCACTCTTTAGGTCTTAAACTTCCTGCCTCGCTGATATCGACAGCTCCCAAGGAGTTTCAGGAGCCAGTGCCCAACTCCAAGATGTCTAAGAACAAGAAGAAGCGACTCAAGAAGAAGGCTAAGCGTCAAAACGAGTTACTCAAGCGTCAGATGGAGCAAATCGAAGAGATGGAGGAACAGAACAAACCTCTCATACATGCCAGTGATGGCAATTCTGCTGTGGCAG AATTCAAAGAGAACGGTGAGGCTACGACGCCAAACGCTATAAATGTCGGAGGTACCGATGGCAACAATAGTGCCGATCAGGAGTTGAACTCGGAAAGCATTGAAGACAACACGGAGAGCAACAAGGAGTCGCCAGACGATATGTCTGAGCCCTCTGTGCCCCTTATGCACGTCAATGGTATAGAATCGGTCGACGTGGTCAATGCTGCAGTCTCTGTTGCCACCGGTAATAACGACGTTAACAGCAACAACGGCGAAGCGCCAACGATGACGATAACGACGGGGACCACCGACACGGGaacaacgacgacaacgatGCCATCAATGTCTGAATCGAATGACAAGGAGAAAGCCGAGGACGAAGACGAGGAGCATGGAGAAGTCCAAAAGCTAAAGAAGCCGAAGAACGCTGCATGTGATATTGAGAAAGGTGGTGGCGAGGGAGTCAATCTGCTTGCCGATACCGAAGATGTAGAAGATTGCGGTGACG GTGATAACGCACAGCTGTTGGATAGAAAACAATTGAAACGCGCTTCTGTAGCTCCCCTTGATCCTGCTCTCGTTGACTGCGACGTTGAAGTGAAAATAGCCGACCTTGGTAATGCCTGCTGGGTCCACAAAAAATTTACAGAGGACATTCAAACGCGTCAGTATCGCTCACTCGAGGTTCTGCTTGGCGCCGGTTATAGCACATCTGCTGATATTTGGTCCACAGCCTGCATGGCCTTTGAACTTGCCACTGGAGATTATCTCTTTGAGCCCCATAGTGGTGAAGATTACTGCAG AGACGAGGATCATCTGGCGCATATAATTGAGCTGTTGGGTGAGATCCCACGCAGCATAGCCTTGTCGGGCCGTCACTCACGCACGTTCTTCAATAAGAAGGGCGAGTTAAAGCATATAACGGGCTTGAAGCCCTGGGGTCTGTACGAGGTACTGACAGAGAAGTACGAGTGGTCGCCGAGCGATGCCCGCGAATTTGCCGACTTCCTCACGCCGATGCTCAAGTTCGACCCCGACACCCGAGCCACCGCTGCCGAGTGCCTCAAGCACTCCTGGCTACAGATCAA gGAATCGCCACAAAGTAGAGATACGAACAAAAACACGTGTGACGAGGAATCGATTGCAGACGAATGGCAATGTGTTGACGAGTAA
- the LOC100120098 gene encoding SRSF protein kinase 3 isoform X1, with protein sequence MNSKTDVNRRVFAIKAKKKRHKPDKRKGKGGGGAAAATAGGTPAAGSASAAQGAGDSDLQSPTQQQQQGKNQPSRHGQTTSGFCQEPWYRQNDGQSYKGNGNRLDTCHSSSNETIEDEDDMYSSEDDEQEDSTDYCKGGYHPVKIGDLFLNRYHVTRKLGWGHFSTVWLCWDLQDKRFVALKVVKSASHFTETALDEIKLLKDVRDTDPSDPKRNKTVQLLNDFKISGINGLHVCMVFEVLGHNLLKLIIKSNYRGIPRNNVKRIIRQVLEGLDYLHNTCQIIHTDIKPENVLICVDEAYIRKLASEATELHSLGLKLPASLISTAPKEFQEPVPNSKMSKNKKKRLKKKAKRQNELLKRQMEQIEEMEEQNKPLIHASDGNSAVAEFKENGEATTPNAINVGGTDGNNSADQELNSESIEDNTESNKESPDDMSEPSVPLMHVNGIESVDVVNAAVSVATGNNDVNSNNGEAPTMTITTGTTDTGTTTTTMPSMSESNDKEKAEDEDEEHGEVQKLKKPKNAACDIEKGGGEGVNLLADTEDVEDCGDVGDNAQLLDRKQLKRASVAPLDPALVDCDVEVKIADLGNACWVHKKFTEDIQTRQYRSLEVLLGAGYSTSADIWSTACMAFELATGDYLFEPHSGEDYCRDEDHLAHIIELLGEIPRSIALSGRHSRTFFNKKGELKHITGLKPWGLYEVLTEKYEWSPSDAREFADFLTPMLKFDPDTRATAAECLKHSWLQIKESPQSRDTNKNTCDEESIADEWQCVDE encoded by the exons ATGAACAGCAAGACGGACGTCAACAGGCGGGTCTTCGCCATCAAAGCTAAGAAGAAGCGGCACAAGCCCGACAAGCGCAAGGGCAAGGGCGGTGGTGGTGCTGCCGCCGCTACTGCTGGAGGAACACCTGCTGCTGGAAGTGCATCAGCAGCTCAGGGAGCTGGGGACTCCGACCTGCAGAGTCCCacgcagcaacagcagcaaggCAAGAACCAACCGAGCAGACACGGACAAACTACATCAGGGTTCTGCCAGGAACCCTGGTACAGGCAGAACGATGGACAGTCTTACAAGGGCAACGGCAACAG aCTTGATACGTGTCACAGTTCTAGTAACGAAACTATTGAAGACGAAGACGATATGTACAGTAGTGAAGACGATGAGCAGGAAGACAGTACTGACTACTGCAAAGGTGGTTATCATCCAGTTAAAATAGGGGATCTCTTCTTAAACCGTTATCATGTGACAAGAAAACTAGGATGGGGGCACTTCTCTACAGTTTGGCTGTGTTGGGATTTAcag GACAAGCGATTTGTAGCCCTCAAAGTTGTAAAATCGGCGTCACACTTCACGGAAACAGCACTGGATGAAATAAAACTGTTGAAAGATGTGCGTGATACAGATCCAAGTGATCCAAAGCGTAACAAAACCGTCCAGTTGCTGAATGACTTTAAAATTAGTGGAATCAATGGCTTGCACGTCTGTATGGTGTTTGAGGTGCTTGGACATAATCTGCTTAAGTTGATCATTAAGTCCAATTACAGAGGAATCCCCAGGAACAATGTCAAACGCATAATAAGACAAGTTCTCGAGGGATTAGATTATTTACATAATACAT GCCAAATCATTCACACGGACATAAAACCGGAGAACGTGCTCATCTGCGTGGACGAGGCGTACATCCGGAAGCTCGCTTCAGAGGCGACGGAGCTTCACTCTTTAGGTCTTAAACTTCCTGCCTCGCTGATATCGACAGCTCCCAAGGAGTTTCAGGAGCCAGTGCCCAACTCCAAGATGTCTAAGAACAAGAAGAAGCGACTCAAGAAGAAGGCTAAGCGTCAAAACGAGTTACTCAAGCGTCAGATGGAGCAAATCGAAGAGATGGAGGAACAGAACAAACCTCTCATACATGCCAGTGATGGCAATTCTGCTGTGGCAG AATTCAAAGAGAACGGTGAGGCTACGACGCCAAACGCTATAAATGTCGGAGGTACCGATGGCAACAATAGTGCCGATCAGGAGTTGAACTCGGAAAGCATTGAAGACAACACGGAGAGCAACAAGGAGTCGCCAGACGATATGTCTGAGCCCTCTGTGCCCCTTATGCACGTCAATGGTATAGAATCGGTCGACGTGGTCAATGCTGCAGTCTCTGTTGCCACCGGTAATAACGACGTTAACAGCAACAACGGCGAAGCGCCAACGATGACGATAACGACGGGGACCACCGACACGGGaacaacgacgacaacgatGCCATCAATGTCTGAATCGAATGACAAGGAGAAAGCCGAGGACGAAGACGAGGAGCATGGAGAAGTCCAAAAGCTAAAGAAGCCGAAGAACGCTGCATGTGATATTGAGAAAGGTGGTGGCGAGGGAGTCAATCTGCTTGCCGATACCGAAGATGTAGAAGATTGCGGTGACG TAGGTGATAACGCACAGCTGTTGGATAGAAAACAATTGAAACGCGCTTCTGTAGCTCCCCTTGATCCTGCTCTCGTTGACTGCGACGTTGAAGTGAAAATAGCCGACCTTGGTAATGCCTGCTGGGTCCACAAAAAATTTACAGAGGACATTCAAACGCGTCAGTATCGCTCACTCGAGGTTCTGCTTGGCGCCGGTTATAGCACATCTGCTGATATTTGGTCCACAGCCTGCATGGCCTTTGAACTTGCCACTGGAGATTATCTCTTTGAGCCCCATAGTGGTGAAGATTACTGCAG AGACGAGGATCATCTGGCGCATATAATTGAGCTGTTGGGTGAGATCCCACGCAGCATAGCCTTGTCGGGCCGTCACTCACGCACGTTCTTCAATAAGAAGGGCGAGTTAAAGCATATAACGGGCTTGAAGCCCTGGGGTCTGTACGAGGTACTGACAGAGAAGTACGAGTGGTCGCCGAGCGATGCCCGCGAATTTGCCGACTTCCTCACGCCGATGCTCAAGTTCGACCCCGACACCCGAGCCACCGCTGCCGAGTGCCTCAAGCACTCCTGGCTACAGATCAA gGAATCGCCACAAAGTAGAGATACGAACAAAAACACGTGTGACGAGGAATCGATTGCAGACGAATGGCAATGTGTTGACGAGTAA